From the genome of Hathewaya histolytica, one region includes:
- the flhA gene encoding flagellar biosynthesis protein FlhA, with translation MENNRTSKIKNNLDILVAFSVVCIVLMIIIPVPTGLLDFLLAINISISVAILLMTLFTTSVLQFSIFPSLLLITTLFRLGLNISSTKLILGDGFAGNIIETFGTFVVKGNFVVGIIIFLIIVIIQFVVITNGAGRVSEVAARFTLDAMPGKQMSIDADLNAGLINEDQAKKRRVDLQKEADFYGAMDGASKFVKGDAIVGILVTLINVLGGIIIGVLMKNLAIGEAADKYIKLTIGDGLVSQIPALLISTASGIITTRSGNSENFGKTLGQQITTFPKVIGILSGVLILLALIPGMPSFIFIILSIVAAISAYSLFKDQKEKEIEEIQIQENEIMEIEKNEPENVMNLINVEPMEIEIGYGLIPLADEIVGGDLLQRIASVRRQCAIEMGIIVQPIRIRDNLQIKNNEYLIKIRATEVIRGELMPNMLLCMNPSNEDIPIQGIKTIEPTFGLPALWIDKNDREEAEIKGFTVVDPTTVLVTHLSEVIKTHSYELLGRQETKMIIDNLKERYSAVVEELVPDLMTIGEIQKVLQNLLKERVSIKDTVTIFESLADNSRSTKDVELLTEYVRFALGRSICNPLIDEDRTLRVITLSGELESLIQNNIQKSMQGSFPALDPDTTKNIFENINNLVQNIYFNENQPLILVSPGIRPAFRKLIEMVFPHIIVLSLNEIPNDIQIRTEGVVEI, from the coding sequence ATGGAAAACAATAGAACAAGTAAAATTAAAAACAATTTGGATATTTTAGTTGCCTTTAGTGTTGTTTGTATAGTTTTAATGATCATAATACCTGTACCTACTGGCTTATTAGATTTCTTATTAGCTATTAATATATCTATTTCAGTAGCTATATTATTAATGACATTGTTTACTACAAGTGTTCTACAATTCTCTATATTTCCCTCCCTACTTTTGATTACTACCTTATTTAGATTAGGTCTTAATATATCATCAACTAAGCTAATTTTGGGAGATGGATTTGCAGGAAATATAATTGAAACCTTTGGAACTTTTGTAGTAAAGGGCAATTTTGTAGTGGGAATAATTATATTTTTAATCATAGTAATTATACAGTTTGTAGTAATAACTAACGGTGCCGGAAGAGTATCTGAAGTAGCTGCAAGATTCACATTAGATGCTATGCCAGGAAAACAAATGAGTATAGATGCTGATTTAAATGCAGGACTTATTAATGAAGATCAAGCTAAAAAAAGAAGAGTAGACCTACAAAAAGAAGCAGATTTTTATGGAGCCATGGATGGAGCTTCTAAATTTGTAAAAGGAGACGCCATTGTAGGTATTTTAGTAACTTTGATAAATGTTCTTGGGGGAATAATTATTGGAGTTTTAATGAAGAACTTAGCTATAGGTGAAGCAGCAGATAAATATATAAAACTAACCATAGGAGATGGACTTGTAAGTCAAATACCAGCATTACTTATATCTACAGCATCTGGTATTATAACTACACGTTCTGGTAATAGTGAGAATTTCGGTAAGACCCTTGGTCAGCAAATAACAACATTTCCAAAGGTAATAGGTATATTGTCAGGTGTTTTAATACTTTTAGCCTTAATTCCTGGTATGCCAAGCTTTATTTTCATTATACTTTCTATCGTAGCAGCTATTAGTGCATATTCTTTATTTAAGGATCAGAAGGAAAAAGAAATAGAGGAAATACAAATTCAAGAAAATGAAATAATGGAAATTGAAAAAAATGAACCAGAAAATGTTATGAATTTAATAAATGTAGAACCAATGGAAATCGAAATAGGATATGGATTAATTCCTCTTGCAGATGAGATAGTAGGTGGAGATTTACTACAAAGAATAGCATCAGTTAGAAGACAATGTGCTATAGAAATGGGTATTATTGTCCAACCTATAAGGATTAGAGATAATCTGCAAATTAAAAATAATGAATACCTAATAAAGATAAGAGCTACAGAGGTGATAAGAGGAGAATTAATGCCTAATATGCTTCTTTGTATGAATCCTAGTAATGAAGACATACCTATACAAGGAATAAAAACTATAGAACCAACTTTTGGATTACCTGCTTTATGGATAGATAAAAATGATAGGGAAGAGGCTGAAATTAAAGGATTTACTGTAGTAGATCCAACAACGGTTTTAGTAACTCATTTATCTGAGGTTATAAAAACTCATAGTTATGAACTTTTAGGCAGACAAGAGACAAAAATGATAATTGATAACTTAAAAGAAAGATATAGTGCTGTAGTTGAGGAGCTCGTACCAGATTTAATGACTATAGGTGAAATACAAAAAGTTCTTCAAAATCTTTTAAAAGAAAGAGTATCAATAAAAGATACGGTTACAATTTTCGAATCTCTTGCAGATAATTCAAGAAGTACTAAGGATGTAGAATTGTTAACAGAATATGTTAGGTTTGCATTAGGAAGAAGTATTTGTAACCCTCTTATAGATGAAGATAGAACATTAAGAGTAATAACTCTTAGTGGAGAGCTAGAAAGTTTAATTCAAAATAATATACAAAAATCTATGCAAGGAAGTTTTCCAGCGTTGGACCCTGATACCACTAAAAATATATTTGAAAATATAAATAACCTTGTACAAAATATATATTTTAATGAAAATCAGCCATTAATATTAGTATCACCAGGTATAAGACCTGCATTTAGAAAACTTATAGAAATGGTATTTCCACATATAATAGTACTTTCCCTAAATGAAATACCAAATGATATTCAGATAAGAACTGAGGGGGTAGTGGAGATATAG
- the flhF gene encoding flagellar biosynthesis protein FlhF, whose amino-acid sequence MLIKKYLVRNMNEGIAKIKKELGAEAIIISQRKVNKKGVLSFFSPKLIEITATTESKSIGLNEKIVSKSNREIALDNESNYKERIGEKSLKEEFKSMKDMLLDICENINREDNSNRNLDLYMQYIASLDISPEVSEDIIEELSKYEINGDIDKSIIRNILENKVSVKEDNKQGVKVFVGPTGVGKTTTIAKLAGKYVLQHKKKVGLITIDTYRIGAVEQLKIYAEIMNIPFKVVFTLNDMEDAMESMKDCEVILVDTTGRNSKNLMQIQELRAFVEKTGARDINLVLSSTTKSSDIGDIIKGYSSLQFNSLIFTKLDETSSYGALLDTAIKSKVPLSYVTLGQNVPEDIKILNKDELISIILGEKVLW is encoded by the coding sequence ATGCTTATTAAAAAATATTTAGTAAGAAATATGAATGAGGGTATTGCTAAAATAAAAAAGGAATTAGGGGCAGAGGCCATAATAATTTCACAAAGAAAAGTAAATAAAAAAGGTGTTTTAAGTTTTTTTTCACCTAAGTTAATAGAAATTACAGCAACTACGGAGAGTAAATCTATAGGTTTAAATGAAAAAATAGTATCAAAATCAAACAGGGAAATAGCTTTAGACAATGAATCTAATTATAAGGAACGTATCGGAGAAAAATCCTTAAAAGAAGAATTTAAATCTATGAAAGATATGCTTTTGGATATATGTGAGAATATAAATAGAGAAGATAATAGTAATAGAAATTTAGATTTATATATGCAATATATAGCTTCCTTAGATATATCACCTGAAGTTTCAGAAGATATAATAGAAGAACTTAGTAAATATGAAATAAATGGTGATATAGATAAGTCTATCATAAGAAATATTTTGGAAAATAAAGTTAGTGTGAAAGAAGATAATAAACAGGGTGTAAAAGTATTTGTTGGACCTACAGGTGTCGGAAAAACAACTACTATAGCAAAGCTTGCTGGAAAGTATGTTCTACAGCATAAAAAAAAGGTAGGGTTAATTACTATCGATACTTATAGAATAGGTGCTGTAGAACAACTTAAAATTTATGCAGAGATAATGAACATTCCATTTAAAGTTGTTTTTACACTAAATGATATGGAAGATGCTATGGAAAGCATGAAAGACTGTGAAGTAATATTAGTAGATACTACAGGAAGAAATAGCAAGAACTTAATGCAGATTCAGGAACTTAGAGCATTTGTAGAGAAGACTGGAGCTAGAGATATTAATTTAGTGTTAAGTTCTACTACTAAAAGTAGTGATATAGGAGACATAATAAAAGGTTATAGTAGCTTACAATTTAACAGCTTAATATTTACAAAGTTAGATGAGACATCTAGTTATGGTGCTCTTTTAGATACAGCTATAAAAAGCAAAGTACCTTTATCTTATGTGACTTTAGGACAAAATGTTCCAGAAGATATTAAGATCTTAAATAAGGATGAGTTAATATCTATAATTTTAGGAGAAAAAGTTTTATGGTAG
- a CDS encoding AAA family ATPase translates to MVDQAQKLREMVRQSNYEVMDSYSDREYKEDKTRGKIVTISSGECGVDRHNIMLNLAITLNYLGNKVLIIDTNMDNKNNGYILDDKLPDFNLFDVIYKNMNIKDIIVEGPEGIHLIYIGQSIGKMDTLNEKEKKLFLDKVCSLKNYDFILIATGYGINKYVLKFIACSDEVILLTNSNQTNLKDAYSLVKVIKHFEMRNSIKLIVNNIKNKEDGEMVCERFRNATKRFLDMDTELLGYLYEDTNLVESIKMRIPVCVKYPNCKFSMCMSDIGKKISCETHSNEKEVNDIRWVLNKFFNLFCF, encoded by the coding sequence ATGGTAGATCAAGCACAAAAACTAAGGGAAATGGTAAGACAATCTAATTATGAAGTTATGGATTCATATTCAGATAGAGAATACAAAGAGGATAAAACTAGAGGAAAGATAGTAACAATTTCTTCAGGAGAATGTGGAGTAGATAGACATAACATCATGCTTAATTTAGCTATTACACTTAATTATTTAGGCAATAAGGTCCTTATAATTGATACTAATATGGATAATAAAAATAATGGCTATATTTTAGATGATAAGCTTCCGGATTTTAATCTATTTGATGTGATTTATAAAAATATGAATATTAAAGACATAATAGTAGAGGGACCAGAGGGTATACATTTAATATATATTGGACAGTCCATAGGGAAAATGGATACTCTTAATGAAAAAGAAAAAAAGTTGTTTTTAGATAAAGTATGTTCACTAAAAAATTATGATTTCATTTTAATTGCTACTGGGTATGGAATTAATAAATATGTATTAAAATTTATTGCATGTAGTGATGAAGTTATTTTATTAACTAATTCAAATCAGACTAACCTTAAGGATGCATATAGCTTGGTTAAAGTTATAAAACATTTTGAAATGAGAAATTCTATTAAATTAATAGTTAATAATATTAAAAATAAAGAAGACGGTGAAATGGTTTGTGAAAGGTTTAGGAATGCTACCAAAAGGTTTTTAGATATGGATACAGAGCTTTTAGGATACTTATATGAAGATACTAACCTAGTAGAATCAATAAAGATGCGGATTCCTGTATGTGTTAAATACCCTAACTGTAAATTTTCTATGTGTATGAGCGATATAGGTAAAAAAATTTCTTGTGAAACTCATTCAAATGAAAAGGAAGTTAATGATATTAGATGGGTATTGAATAAATTTTTTAATTTATTCTGTTTTTAA
- a CDS encoding FliA/WhiG family RNA polymerase sigma factor: MNAFAAMQDRERIVKEYIPLVKYMASRILIGKNKYMDFDDLVGYGMIGLMDAINRYDSTKGMKFSTYASIRIKGAIIDELRKNSPISKGAMDKLNSYNDAIEKLQKKFLKEPTSDEIAKEMGLTRERVSEIESYINYISVTSLENMIYAGDDELSLIGIIEDKKSPSPQEIVEEKEQMEVLSKAIDLLNDKDKTILSLYYYEGLTLKEIGKVLSVSESRVCQLHSRAIVNLRKALKKLKYN, from the coding sequence ATGAATGCATTCGCAGCTATGCAAGATAGGGAAAGAATAGTAAAAGAATATATTCCGTTGGTTAAATATATGGCGTCTAGAATTTTAATTGGTAAAAATAAATATATGGATTTTGATGATTTAGTTGGATATGGAATGATTGGTCTTATGGATGCTATAAATAGATATGATTCTACTAAAGGTATGAAGTTTTCCACTTATGCATCTATAAGGATAAAGGGTGCTATAATAGATGAACTACGAAAAAATAGTCCTATATCTAAGGGGGCTATGGATAAATTAAATAGTTATAATGATGCTATAGAAAAGCTTCAGAAAAAATTTTTGAAAGAACCAACTTCAGATGAAATAGCAAAGGAAATGGGCCTTACAAGAGAAAGGGTTTCAGAAATCGAAAGTTATATTAATTATATTTCAGTAACTTCTCTTGAAAATATGATATATGCTGGAGATGATGAGTTATCTTTAATTGGGATTATAGAAGATAAAAAAAGTCCATCTCCACAAGAAATTGTAGAAGAAAAGGAACAGATGGAAGTTCTATCTAAAGCTATAGATTTACTTAATGACAAGGATAAAACCATATTATCACTATATTACTATGAAGGGCTTACTTTAAAAGAAATAGGGAAAGTTTTATCCGTATCTGAATCTAGAGTATGCCAATTACATAGTAGGGCTATAGTAAACTTAAGAAAAGCATTAAAAAAACTAAAATATAATTAG
- a CDS encoding flagellar hook-basal body complex protein, producing the protein MIRGLYTAVSGLVVGEAKQGIITNNLANANTIGFKNDNLSVKNFGDVMLYNYDKRLGNNNIKNNIGELSKGSAIDEVNTHFTQGILQNTDKETDFAIEGRGFFTVARNGKQYYTRDGKFNINMEGYLVNSTGDLVQGTDLYSGNISPIYIGDGKVSANSNGNIQVNGVERFKLNVVDFPNYNSLKKVGDNLYEGNNAQIAQNYNVRHKAIEKSNVNVMTETVEMLQNMRSFESNQKLVQVFDETLGKAVNELGSIR; encoded by the coding sequence ATGATAAGAGGTCTATATACTGCAGTATCAGGGCTTGTTGTAGGAGAAGCTAAGCAAGGGATAATTACTAACAATCTTGCAAATGCTAATACCATAGGATTCAAAAATGATAACTTATCAGTTAAAAATTTTGGCGATGTTATGCTTTATAATTATGATAAAAGATTAGGAAATAATAATATTAAAAATAATATAGGCGAATTAAGTAAAGGTAGTGCAATTGATGAGGTAAACACACATTTTACACAAGGAATTTTACAAAATACAGATAAGGAAACAGACTTTGCTATAGAGGGAAGAGGATTTTTTACTGTGGCTAGGAACGGAAAGCAGTATTATACTAGGGATGGTAAGTTTAATATTAATATGGAAGGATATCTGGTGAATTCTACAGGGGACTTAGTTCAAGGTACTGATCTTTATAGTGGTAATATTTCACCTATATATATAGGCGATGGAAAAGTATCTGCAAATTCTAATGGTAATATACAAGTAAATGGAGTAGAAAGATTTAAATTAAATGTGGTTGATTTCCCTAACTACAATTCCTTAAAAAAAGTAGGAGATAACCTATATGAAGGAAATAATGCTCAAATCGCACAAAACTATAATGTAAGACATAAGGCTATTGAAAAATCTAATGTAAATGTAATGACAGAAACTGTTGAAATGTTACAAAATATGAGAAGTTTTGAAAGTAATCAAAAATTAGTACAAGTATTTGATGAGACTTTGGGTAAGGCCGTAAATGAATTAGGTTCTATAAGATAA
- a CDS encoding flagellar hook-basal body complex protein encodes MNRLMWTSKGAMVAQQEKLDSISNNLANIETNGYKKVNVSFSDLLGESLDRRGYPKIDRENVNLQHNTGVKTSRWIRDNSQGSLLQTGRSGDLAIDGEGYFQITLKDGSKGYTRDGALNIDRNGDLVDKNGNYLDIMNNGRIVRLSDLNLNHNSQDLYVGEHGEVNIRRGDEFTYIGNLQVNKFIGDEALISKGNNVYVRNTGSTMIAADNFSIHQGYLEQSNVEIGDEVTELILAQRAFQLSSNALKTSDEMWGMVNNLRGR; translated from the coding sequence ATGAATAGACTTATGTGGACGAGTAAAGGTGCTATGGTAGCACAACAAGAGAAATTGGATAGTATATCTAATAATCTTGCTAATATTGAAACTAATGGATATAAAAAAGTAAATGTTTCTTTTTCAGATCTTTTAGGTGAGTCTTTAGATAGGAGAGGTTACCCTAAAATAGATAGAGAAAATGTTAATCTTCAACATAATACTGGTGTAAAGACTAGTAGATGGATTAGAGATAATTCTCAAGGTTCTCTTCTTCAAACAGGGAGATCAGGAGATTTAGCAATCGATGGAGAGGGGTATTTTCAAATAACACTTAAAGATGGAAGTAAGGGATATACTAGAGATGGCGCTTTAAATATAGATAGGAATGGAGACCTTGTGGATAAAAACGGTAATTATTTAGATATAATGAATAATGGTAGAATAGTTAGACTAAGTGATTTAAATTTAAATCATAATTCTCAAGATCTATATGTGGGAGAACATGGGGAAGTAAACATAAGACGTGGAGATGAGTTTACCTATATAGGAAATTTGCAAGTAAATAAGTTTATAGGGGATGAAGCTTTAATATCTAAGGGCAATAACGTATATGTAAGAAATACAGGATCTACAATGATAGCAGCAGACAATTTCTCTATACACCAAGGATATTTAGAACAGTCTAATGTAGAGATAGGAGACGAGGTTACTGAATTAATTTTAGCGCAAAGAGCATTTCAATTAAGTTCTAATGCCTTAAAAACTAGTGATGAAATGTGGGGAATGGTTAATAACTTAAGGGGAAGATAA
- a CDS encoding putative manganese-dependent inorganic diphosphatase, with protein MKDFVYISGHKNPDSDSICAAIGYAEFKNKTGDIEAIPVRLGNVSRETQFILDYFNVEKPKFIDTVKPQISDLDIDKVPTISSYVSLKEAWDIMQKEGSMTLPVVDENSKLMGVVSSSNLASTYMKLWDNSILAKSNTSIESILHTLNGKTLYINENTSIKGKILIGAMSPNSIKNFIEEGDVVICGDREDAQEIIAMSKASLMIVTGEHNVSDNIISKCKENGCSIIMTPYDSLTASRIITQSIPVDYVMAKENIISFNENDFIEDVKKQMQETRFKSYPVLDEDGKVLGLISRYHLLSKNKKKVILVDHNELSQSVDGLEDAELLEILDHHRLGGIQTGLPVYFRNEIIGSTSSIVALRFFENGITPSREVAGLLSGALISDTLLLKSPTTTERDKDILNKLCAIAGIKAEDFAKEMFKAGTSLDGKTPEEIFHQDFKTFSLNSFKVGVSQITTMDLDGFRVKKGELISLMEDKAKSQRYDLLLLLATDILEASSEVVPVGKYKDLVGTAFNVKFTGDSAYVPGVVSRKKQVIPPLTEVFNNLK; from the coding sequence ATGAAGGATTTTGTTTATATATCAGGTCATAAAAATCCTGATAGTGATTCTATTTGTGCTGCTATTGGATATGCAGAATTTAAAAATAAAACTGGAGATATTGAGGCAATTCCTGTAAGACTAGGAAATGTAAGTAGAGAGACTCAATTTATATTAGACTATTTTAATGTAGAAAAACCAAAGTTTATAGACACAGTTAAACCTCAAATTTCAGATTTAGATATTGATAAAGTTCCTACTATTTCTTCATATGTTTCTTTAAAAGAAGCATGGGATATTATGCAAAAAGAGGGATCAATGACTCTACCTGTAGTTGATGAAAACTCTAAGTTAATGGGTGTTGTATCTTCTTCTAACTTAGCATCAACTTATATGAAACTTTGGGATAATTCAATACTTGCAAAAAGCAATACTTCTATAGAAAGTATTTTACATACTTTAAATGGCAAAACTCTATATATTAATGAAAATACTTCTATTAAGGGTAAAATTTTAATAGGTGCAATGTCACCAAATAGTATAAAGAACTTTATAGAAGAAGGCGACGTTGTAATTTGTGGTGATAGAGAAGATGCTCAAGAAATAATAGCAATGTCTAAAGCTTCTTTAATGATAGTTACAGGTGAACATAATGTAAGTGATAACATAATTTCAAAATGCAAAGAAAATGGATGTTCTATTATTATGACTCCATATGATTCTTTAACTGCATCTAGAATTATAACTCAAAGTATTCCTGTAGATTATGTTATGGCTAAAGAAAATATCATATCTTTTAATGAAAATGATTTTATAGAAGATGTAAAAAAACAAATGCAAGAAACTAGGTTCAAAAGTTATCCTGTATTAGATGAAGATGGAAAAGTTTTAGGGCTTATCTCAAGATACCATTTACTATCAAAAAATAAGAAAAAAGTTATCTTAGTTGACCATAATGAACTTTCTCAATCTGTAGATGGTCTTGAAGATGCTGAACTTCTAGAGATATTAGATCATCATAGATTAGGTGGTATTCAAACTGGTCTTCCAGTTTATTTTAGAAATGAAATTATAGGAAGTACTTCTTCTATAGTTGCTCTAAGATTCTTTGAGAATGGTATTACTCCTTCTAGAGAAGTAGCTGGACTTTTAAGTGGTGCCCTAATATCTGATACACTACTTCTAAAATCTCCTACAACTACTGAAAGAGATAAGGACATACTAAATAAATTATGTGCTATAGCTGGAATTAAAGCCGAAGATTTTGCAAAAGAAATGTTTAAAGCAGGAACTTCACTAGATGGGAAAACTCCAGAAGAAATCTTCCATCAAGACTTTAAAACATTCTCACTAAACTCTTTCAAAGTTGGTGTTTCCCAAATAACTACTATGGATTTAGATGGATTTAGAGTTAAAAAGGGTGAATTAATCAGCTTAATGGAAGATAAGGCTAAGTCTCAAAGATATGACCTTCTACTTCTTTTAGCTACTGATATACTAGAAGCTAGCTCAGAAGTTGTTCCTGTTGGAAAATATAAAGACTTAGTAGGTACTGCATTCAATGTTAAATTTACAGGTGATTCAGCTTATGTGCCTGGTGTAGTATCAAGAAAGAAACAAGTTATACCACCGCTTACTGAAGTTTTCAATAATTTAAAATAA
- a CDS encoding calcium-translocating P-type ATPase, SERCA-type, which produces MLKESLYENKKEELGLTEGEAKKRLQKYGLNIIENKRSVSAVKIFLSQFNDFIIWVLILATIISGVMGDKADAITIIIIVIMNAILGFIQEYKTEKSLEALKALASPTAKVMRDGKIKVINAENLVPGDLLVLEAGDRVPGDSIIINSSNCLVDESLLTGESVGVEKSSKKSHNEIFMGTTILRGHAKAKVMLTGMDTEMGKIADMLHNIETERSPLKEKLDSLGKILVIMCGVICVVVTGLGIMRGQNMGDMFLLGVSLAVAAIPEGLAAIVTISLAMGVSRMLKRNALVRKLPAVETLGCTNVICSDKTGTLTQNNMTVKEIYYNNRTFTGDFHKDSSLSLIKKAFTYCNDCNYDFKEKSLEKSLFGDPTETALIKAFFKEGREIKDYADRGVRTYEIPFDSTRKMMSVVFKEGNKETAYIKGAPERIINRCRYILVNGEKVLFQGKYKEEVLNNIEKMSRKALRCIAAAYKDTGVTRNSSMEEDMVFLGVAGIIDPPRKEAKSAVLKCRMAGIKVVMITGDHKNTAYAIGRELDICDSEKQVITGEELDKLSDKELGKILNNLRIFARVSPKHKLRIVKAFKKKDCIVSMTGDGVNDAPAVKEADIGVAMGISGTDVTKEASSMILLDDNFSTIVSAVEEGRIIYDNIRKFIRYLLSCNLGEVLTMFLASILYLPSPLLPIQILFVNLATDGLPAIALGVDPADSDIMMNKPRHKNESIFSRGLREKILIRGSLIGICTVLAFMAGNYYNMDIKVCRTLALSTLILSQLLHVFECRSERHSVFHINLFSNLYLVGAVLVSIGMLLSILYVPFLQSIFHTVALNLGEWAIVIFFSGVIFLINSLYLYARDMKK; this is translated from the coding sequence TTGTTAAAGGAAAGTTTATATGAAAATAAAAAGGAAGAGCTAGGATTAACAGAGGGAGAAGCTAAGAAAAGATTACAAAAATATGGTCTTAATATTATTGAAAATAAGAGAAGTGTTTCAGCTGTAAAAATATTTTTGTCTCAATTTAATGACTTTATAATATGGGTATTGATACTCGCTACAATTATTTCAGGAGTTATGGGAGATAAGGCAGATGCTATTACTATAATTATTATAGTAATTATGAATGCTATTTTAGGTTTTATACAAGAGTATAAAACAGAGAAATCTTTAGAGGCATTAAAGGCATTGGCATCACCTACAGCTAAAGTAATGAGAGATGGAAAAATTAAGGTTATTAATGCTGAGAACCTTGTCCCAGGAGATTTATTGGTTTTAGAGGCAGGTGATAGGGTGCCAGGTGATAGTATAATAATAAATTCTTCTAATTGTCTTGTGGATGAATCTCTTTTAACCGGAGAATCTGTGGGGGTAGAAAAGAGCTCAAAAAAAAGTCATAATGAAATTTTTATGGGTACTACCATACTAAGGGGACATGCTAAAGCTAAGGTAATGTTAACTGGTATGGATACAGAAATGGGTAAAATTGCAGATATGCTTCATAATATAGAGACAGAGCGTTCTCCTCTTAAAGAGAAATTAGACTCTCTAGGAAAAATATTAGTTATAATGTGTGGTGTGATTTGTGTAGTTGTAACTGGCCTTGGAATTATGAGAGGACAGAATATGGGGGATATGTTTTTACTTGGGGTAAGTCTTGCTGTTGCTGCAATTCCAGAAGGGCTAGCAGCTATAGTAACCATATCTCTTGCCATGGGTGTTTCCAGAATGTTAAAGAGGAATGCTTTAGTTAGAAAACTACCTGCAGTAGAGACATTAGGATGTACTAATGTAATATGTAGTGATAAAACGGGGACTTTAACTCAAAATAATATGACTGTAAAAGAAATCTATTATAATAATAGAACTTTTACTGGAGATTTTCATAAGGACTCATCTTTAAGCTTAATCAAAAAGGCTTTTACATATTGTAATGATTGTAATTACGATTTTAAAGAGAAAAGCCTAGAAAAATCTCTATTTGGAGATCCTACAGAAACAGCTTTAATAAAAGCCTTTTTTAAAGAGGGGAGGGAAATTAAAGATTATGCAGATCGAGGGGTTAGAACTTATGAAATTCCTTTTGATTCTACAAGAAAAATGATGTCTGTTGTATTTAAAGAAGGAAATAAGGAAACTGCCTATATAAAAGGTGCTCCAGAAAGAATAATCAATAGGTGTAGATATATTCTGGTTAATGGAGAGAAAGTATTGTTTCAAGGGAAATATAAAGAGGAAGTTTTAAATAATATAGAAAAGATGTCTAGAAAAGCTCTAAGGTGTATAGCTGCAGCTTATAAAGATACTGGAGTTACAAGAAATAGCTCCATGGAAGAAGATATGGTGTTTTTAGGTGTTGCGGGAATTATAGATCCCCCAAGGAAGGAAGCAAAAAGTGCTGTTCTAAAATGTAGAATGGCTGGAATAAAAGTTGTTATGATAACTGGAGATCATAAAAATACAGCTTATGCTATTGGCCGTGAATTGGATATTTGTGATTCAGAAAAACAAGTTATAACTGGTGAAGAACTAGACAAGTTAAGCGATAAAGAACTTGGAAAAATTTTAAATAATCTAAGAATCTTTGCTCGTGTAAGTCCTAAACACAAATTAAGAATAGTTAAAGCTTTTAAGAAGAAGGATTGTATTGTATCTATGACAGGAGATGGAGTAAATGATGCACCTGCTGTAAAAGAGGCAGATATAGGGGTAGCAATGGGTATATCAGGAACAGATGTAACTAAAGAGGCTTCTTCTATGATTTTATTGGATGATAATTTTTCAACTATAGTGTCTGCAGTGGAAGAAGGAAGAATCATCTATGACAATATTAGAAAGTTTATAAGGTATCTCTTATCGTGTAATTTAGGAGAAGTACTTACAATGTTTTTAGCATCTATACTATATTTACCCTCTCCACTTTTACCTATACAAATTTTATTCGTAAATTTAGCTACAGATGGACTACCAGCTATAGCGTTAGGAGTAGACCCAGCTGATAGTGATATTATGATGAATAAACCAAGACATAAGAATGAAAGTATATTTTCAAGAGGACTTAGGGAAAAAATATTAATAAGAGGGTCTTTAATAGGAATTTGTACTGTACTTGCATTTATGGCAGGAAATTATTACAATATGGATATTAAAGTGTGCAGGACATTGGCTCTAAGTACTTTAATCTTATCACAATTATTACATGTATTTGAATGTCGTTCAGAAAGACACTCTGTATTCCATATAAATTTATTTTCGAATTTATACTTAGTAGGAGCTGTTTTAGTGTCTATAGGAATGCTTTTAAGTATTTTATATGTTCCTTTCCTTCAAAGTATATTCCATACAGTAGCTTTAAATTTAGGGGAATGGGCAATTGTAATTTTCTTTTCAGGTGTAATTTTCCTTATAAATAGCTTATATCTTTATGCAAGAGATATGAAAAAATAA